In Sesamum indicum cultivar Zhongzhi No. 13 linkage group LG8, S_indicum_v1.0, whole genome shotgun sequence, the sequence AGGGTTGATTATCTAGTGAGGTAGACGAGGTGGAGACAGAATCAGATAATCTGATCGTGTTGTAATGCAGTTTAGCTTATGTCCCCTGGTGTATGAATGGTCTCATGATGTCTATCTTCCAAACGGTTCTGTTGGAACCACCACTCACCCAGGTTATGGACTCGACCTAACACAAATTCCTTAGTATTGAACAATGGGTAGATTGGTTGAACCGTCGCTGCCCGACTTCTCCTGAGTTCCAACAGACTACCTCTACTGCTTCATTCAAGTATCCAAACTGCTGACAACGCATGATTAAGttttaaaaggaaaagctTATAATGCTAAATGAAGAACCACGTCGACAGAGGTTATGGGTACATCAGCAGAAATGCCATCTCCAAAGACGGTACACTGTCTGCTGCAAACTTGACAGCACATGAGTTCAAACAGAAGCCATTCAAGTACTTTTTATATGCATTTAGTTCAAATGTATAAAGTTATCTTCCACGAACACATGAATTCAACAAGTTTTGGAGATAAGGAGCAGCACGGAGTTAACAGTAGAGAATAAAAAGCTGTTTAGAGTTTCTGAACCACCACAGAATTCAACAATCCTGCTTGTTCAATTGTCTGGCTGTAACCAGTGAGGACCTTGGGAGGAAATCCGACAGTCTGTAATTGATATGTTCTCGACCCATCAGGCCTAGATGCATCAATGAAGGAACGAATATCGGCTATTGTGTGGTGGTAGTTGAAGTGGGCAACCATACGGGTTCCATCTGCTAGCCTAAGTTGAATTGAAGTGGACGGCAGTGACCTATCCACAACAAGACCTGCTGAAGGGGATGGAGCACTGTGGAGGGGAGCAGCAGCAGTTGTCTCAGGAACCGATTCAGCTGGAGAGCTACTCCCTAGAGTTCTGCCCACACCTTGAAATGCAGCACGACGTACCTGTGGTTCCTGCAAGTAGCACAAGAAgaatattgtaaattaatttctgATGTTTgttaaatcaagaaaaaagccAGTACAGCACCCCCAACTCTTAGTTGGCCTTGTAGGGCAGTCTTGaagaatttttcatgtatGCGGTCTGTAGACATCTATAAAGCTTAACTACTTCTCCAGACATCTTCTGTAGGCATGCACATGGTACGAATTGATTGTTTTACAAgaaaacatttgaaaaattcagtttttattttagcACATTCATCCATCTAAATgcatattgataatttatataaaatctaaatattattattgtccCCCAATCAATATAAAAGCAATGgtaaattttagatttatgcCATGCGCATGCCTAACAAGGATTCCTTGGGAAGTTTCAAAcaatgcacaattttatttatttatttttatttatatttcccCTTTGTTCCACTGTAAGTTATGTTAAAAGCACCTGAAAGTATCCACCTGGAGGAAGTGGAGCAAAGAAAAAACCCAGATGTTTGACCCTACAGAAATTGCAAAGACGAAGAAACATAGAGACAAATTCAGCATGATGAACTTACAGGGTAATTCTCATCCCTCCTTACGAGGTTGACATGAACAGCAGTTCTCCTATCTGCAGGTTGCAGCTCTTTAGGGCACTCAGATTTTTTTATGCTCTgcagcaaaagaaaataatatatcatcaaTTACATAACATAGCACTCCAAAATTTCCCACCAGAATCTGGACATAAGTAGCTTAATGACAGAAATGGATATTCAATGTCACTGCAGTCAATAAAACCAGTTTTCTAGTTGCCACATGAGGAaacacaataaattagtacaagtcaagaatcaaaattaactaaaagaGAGATTTTGAAATAGAGCTGCCATGAGCAGCACAGCTTAAGCATAACA encodes:
- the LOC105168005 gene encoding plant UBX domain-containing protein 4-like, coding for MSSRDKKPSSSRAGGIRTLSDLNRPSGHDSDSDSDGPQEYYTGGEKSGMLVQDPSKGNDVDAIFDQARQLGAVQGPLESLQPASSSRSFTGTGRLLSGETVPTAAPQPPESVVHNIVFWRNGFTVDDGPLRRLDDPENAPFLESIKKSECPKELQPADRRTAVHVNLVRRDENYPEPQVRRAAFQGVGRTLGSSSPAESVPETTAAAPLHSAPSPSAGLVVDRSLPSTSIQLRLADGTRMVAHFNYHHTIADIRSFIDASRPDGSRTYQLQTVGFPPKVLTGYSQTIEQAGLLNSVVVQKL